The sequence AAATTATATTTTTAAAACTTATATTTTTAATTATTATTGTTGCAAGTATAGTAAAACCTTATAAAGAAGCAACATTCTTTTTAAAAAAATCTTTGAATTTCTTTTTTGTAAGAAAAGTATCAATCATTTTAAAAATCATCTTTTTTTCTTCCGGTTCCAGTTCTTGTATTAACCTCATTTGCTCTGTGGCAGCTTTATCCTCAATGGTTACCTCTTTAGGAACACGCCCTTCCATATTTACAAGAACATCAAGCGTAATGCCGAAATGCTTTGCTATTTTGTTCAACGAATTAACGGAAAGTTCCCTTTGTCCGCTTTCTATCTTCGAATAATTAGAGCGATGCATACCTATTAACTCGGCAATCTGTTGCTGGGTTAATCCTTTTTCCTCCCTTAAAATCTTAATATTTTCACCAATACTCATAATAAAAAAAATAAACACCGCAAAATTAGTCAAAAACACTGCGTTTTGCAAATAATGTTATTTTTTTATACAAAAATAGTTGTCTATATTGAACATTATTTTTAATTTTGTCGAGTATCAAATTGGCACTATATTTTTTTTATAATAAAAATAAATAACATGGAAACAA is a genomic window of Bacteroidales bacterium containing:
- a CDS encoding helix-turn-helix transcriptional regulator, producing the protein MSIGENIKILREEKGLTQQQIAELIGMHRSNYSKIESGQRELSVNSLNKIAKHFGITLDVLVNMEGRVPKEVTIEDKAATEQMRLIQELEPEEKKMIFKMIDTFLTKKKFKDFFKKNVASL